Proteins encoded by one window of Drosophila melanogaster chromosome X:
- the CG2961 gene encoding uncharacterized protein, isoform C encodes MKVFICLLATICACNATFLSLLGGGGGGGGGGGSKTTYNVIATPSSGGGGGGGGGGGGGGGHGYSYAQGGGGGHGYAQGHGYGHGHGGSPQIIKVILQEGQGYSNAGGSAGGIVSSEGHGYSHGHGHGYASGHGSYGGQQAQIYKIIEQAPAPVPAPAPVPIPISIPAPAPPAAPIAYHAASGSNGYSYDQGHSHSYGQSYASGHGYGGGASFDTQQFNAILPQIIQLVLQEDSFGGGGGGSADVAAINGQLINTFGSKGKAIILKADQAQGAFFKSGHVVQRGTLKVMRVQEQQQSQSAGGSKGGWGSGGGAISGGWSSGGGAASGGWSSGGGAASGGWSSGGPPSAW; translated from the exons ATGAAG GTCTTCATCTGCCTGTTGGCCACCATCTGCGCCTGCAATGCCACCTTCCTGTCCCTTctgggcggcggcggcggtggtggaggaggaggaggtagCAAGACCACTTACAATGTGATAGCCACGCCCAGTTCGggaggcggcggtggtggtggtggtggcggcggcggcggcggaggtcACGGATATTCATATGCCCAGGGAGGCGGCGGAGGTCATGGGTATGCGCAGGGACATGGCTACGGACATGGACACGGTGGCTCACCGCAGATCATCAAGGTCATTCTGCAGGAGGGTCAGGGCTACAGCAACGCTGGAGGATCAGCCGGCGGCATTGTGTCCTCGGAAGGTCATGGCTACAGTCACGGTCATGGTCATGGCTACGCCAGTGGTCACGGATCCTATGGCGGTCAGCAGGCCCAGATATACAAGATCATCGAACAGGCCCCGGCTCCAGTCCCAGCTCCTGCCCCCGTTCCcattccgatttcgattcctGCCCCTGCTCCGCCAGCTGCTCCCATTGCCTATCATGCTGCCAGTGGCTCCAATGGCTACTCCTATGATCAGGGCCATTCGCACTCCTACGGCCAGTCGTATGCTTCGGGACATGGTTACGGTGGTGGCGCCTCCTTCGATACCCAGCAGTTCAATGCCATTCTGCCGCAGATCATCCAGTTGGTGCTGCAGGAGGATTCCtttggcggcggcggtggtggatcCGCTGATGTGGCTGCCATCAATGGCCAGCTGATCAACACCTTCGGCTCCAAGGGCAAGGCTATCATTTTGAAGGCCGATCAGGCGCAGGGAGCCTTCTTCAAAAGCGGACACGTGGTGCAGCGGGGAACCCTGAAGGTGATGCGCgtccaggagcagcagcaatccCAGAGCGCTGGTGGCTCCAAGGGAGGCTGGGGCTCTGGTGGCGGTGCCATTTCCGGTGGCTGGAGCTCCGGCGGAGGTGCCGCTTCCGGTGGCTGGAGCTCCGGCGGAGGTGCCGCTTCCGGTGGCTGGAGCAGCGGTGGTCCACCCTCGGCCTGGTAG